Proteins encoded in a region of the Triticum dicoccoides isolate Atlit2015 ecotype Zavitan chromosome 3A, WEW_v2.0, whole genome shotgun sequence genome:
- the LOC119269849 gene encoding uncharacterized protein At3g49140-like produces MSAGATINWIRTPFHAQRFHDFSSLSFRCRNTFGSIQPSWLATDQDSSLSKVRVAADYSDSVPDSKYMRDRGYHPLEEIKERPKKKDISLTDVETARTVVEANSKGLLVFPARVHNEPHGHVSWSEFQYVVDDYGDIFFQVPDDGNILEDDDANNPVTVLIGTDGAIIGETSAVTSDFSDHVVVEDSMDMHDNDSKVDTEITDILIEWGMPVTMRSIHPIYFAKCLTKAVHDNHGEKIDNPSNGVSIVGYLRPAFIEEESYLRSLFGAECSADGYSSNWREEYNREPRPASGTNGLIDGDKSKSDINDTESSIDSTIYKLEMMSIELFSVYGKQFMIDPQDFQDAEPDLLSNHASDIIKRVKENSDQCTMALRSLCSRKKGLTVEDASLIGVDSLGIDVRAFSGLEARTVRFSFNAQALSERSAEKKIKRMLFPRYRKTVKASAEDEC; encoded by the exons ATGTCGGCAGGAGCCACTATAAACTGGATCAGAACCCCATTTCACGCCCAGAGATTTCATGACTTCTCAAGTTTAAG TTTTAGATGCCGAAACACTTTTGGATCAATTCAGCCTTCCTGGTTGGCAACTGATCAGGATTCATCCCTCTCCAAAGTCCGTGTGGCTGCAGACTACTCAGATTCAGTGCCAGATTCCAAGTACATGAGAGATCGGGGATACCATCCTCTTGAAGAAATCAAAGAACGCCCAAAGAAAAAAGACATTTCACTGACAGATGTAGAAACAGCTAGAACAGTAGTAGAG GCAAATAGCAAGGGATTGCTCGTATTTCCTGCCAGGGTCCATAATGAACCTCATGGACATGTTTCTTGGTCAGAATTTCAGTATGTTGTTGATGACTATGGAG ACATTTTCTTTCAAGTACCTGATGATGGGAACATCTTGGAAGATGATGATGCAAACAACCCTGTG ACAGTTTTGATCGGAACGGATGGTGCCATTATCGGTGAAACTAGTGCGGTAACTAGTGATTTCAGCGACCACGTGGTCGTTGAGGATTCTATGGACATGCATGATAATGACAGCAAG GTTGACACAGAAATAACGGATATTCTTATAGAGTGGGGAATGCCAGTGACGATGCGTTCAATACATCCTATATATTTTGCCAAGTGTTTGACAAAG GCTGTTCATGATAATCATGGGGAGAAGATCGATAATCCATCAAACGGTGTCTCTATTGTAGGATACCTGAGACCTGCTTTTATAGAAGAAGAGTCTTATTTGAGGAGTTTATTTGGTGCTGAATGCAGTGCCGATGGTTATTCATCTAATTGGAGAG AGGAATACAACAGAGAACCCCGGCCAGCTTCTGGAACCAATGGCCTAATTG ATGGTGATAAATCGAAATCGGACATCAACGATACGGAAAGTAGCATTGATTCAACCATCTACAAGCTGGAAATGATGTCAATTGAGCTGTTTTCTGTCTATGGTAAGCAG TTTATGATTGATCCACAAGACTTTCAAGATGCAGAACCAGATCTTCTTTCAAATCATGCTTCGGACATTATAAAACGCGTCAAAGAAAACAGTGATCAGTGTACCATGGCTCTAAGGTCCCTCTGTAGCCGGAAAAAAGGCCTTACAGTAGAG GATGCAAGTTTGATAGGTGTCGATAGTCTTGGTATCGACGTCAGAGCCTTTTCTGGCTTGGAAGCTCGGACCGTTCGATTTTCATTCAATGCCCAG GCGTTATCTGAACGTTCAGCTGAAAAGAAGATCAAGCGAATGCTTTTTCCGCGTTATCGCAAGACCGTGAAAGCTTCCGCTGAAGATGAATGTTAG